A stretch of the Arvicanthis niloticus isolate mArvNil1 chromosome 30, mArvNil1.pat.X, whole genome shotgun sequence genome encodes the following:
- the Perp gene encoding p53 apoptosis effector related to PMP-22: protein MLRCGLACERCRWILPLLLLSAIAFDIIALSGRGWLQSSTQVQTSSLWWRCFDEGGGSGSYEDGCQSLMEYAWGRAAAATLFCGFIILVICFILSFFALCGPQMLVFLRVIGGLLALAAIFQIISLVIYPVKYTQTFRLHDNPAVNYIYNWAYGFGWAATIILIGCSFFFCCLPNYEDDLLGNAKPRYFYTSA, encoded by the exons ATGCTGCGCTGCGGCCTGGCCTGCGAGCGCTGCAGGTGgatcctgcctctgctgctgctcagCGCCATCGCCTTCGACATCATCGCGCTGTCCGGCCGCGGGTGGCTGCAGTCTAGCACCCAAGTCCAGACATCCTCGCTTTGGTGGAGGTGTTTCGACGAGGGCGGCGGCAGCGGCTCCTACGAAGATGGCTGCCAGAGCCTTATGGAGTACG CCTGGGGACGAGCAGCTGCTGCCACACTCTTCTGTGGCTTTATCATCCTGGTCATCTGCTTCATCCTCTCTTTCTTCGCCCTGTGTGGACCCCAGATGCTCGTTTTCCTGAGAGTTATTGGAGGCCTCCTGGCACTGGCTG CTATATTCCAGATCATCTCCCTGGTAATCTACCCCGTGAAATACACACAGACCTTCAGGCTTCATGATAATCCTGCTGTGAATTACATCTATAACTGGGCCTACGGTTTCGGATGGGCAGCCACGATCATCTTGATTGGctgctccttcttcttctgctgcCTCCCCAACTACGAGGATGACCTTCTGGGCAATGCCAAGCCCAGGTACTTCTACACTTCTGCCTAA